A single genomic interval of Nonomuraea rubra harbors:
- a CDS encoding AfsR/SARP family transcriptional regulator — protein MDGGGLSIALLGPLEVRLDGAPVLLTTSRLRALLAVLAVFAGDAVTVERLALALWGEELPANARRSVQTYVTRLRRAIGRAAIRTTPDGYVLDVDPGQVDVLRFRALVAEAGRARGTAEERELVEEARRLWRGQPFEGIDSDWLRATVSPSLQELHLSTVERRVDLGLAEGRHGELVAELLGLAAGHPLRESLWGRLLVVLKASGRQAEALTLYERLRRRLADELGTDPSAELRRIHACLLRPGPRQGGVAVFTGVVEPCAGGCLISGKAVEGKVEGEGGGEGERRFLAFVWSSV, from the coding sequence ATGGATGGAGGAGGTCTGAGCATCGCGTTACTCGGGCCGCTGGAGGTGCGGCTGGACGGGGCGCCGGTCCTGCTCACCACCAGCAGGCTGCGGGCGCTGCTGGCCGTGCTGGCGGTGTTCGCGGGGGACGCGGTGACCGTGGAGCGGCTGGCGCTGGCCCTGTGGGGGGAGGAGCTGCCGGCCAACGCGCGGCGCAGCGTCCAGACGTACGTCACCCGCCTGCGCCGGGCGATCGGCCGGGCGGCGATCCGCACCACCCCTGACGGTTACGTGCTGGACGTCGATCCCGGCCAGGTGGACGTGCTGCGGTTCCGCGCGCTGGTGGCCGAGGCGGGCAGGGCGCGCGGCACGGCGGAGGAGCGGGAGCTGGTGGAGGAGGCGAGGCGCCTGTGGCGCGGCCAGCCGTTCGAGGGCATCGACTCGGACTGGCTGCGCGCGACCGTCTCGCCGTCGCTGCAGGAGCTGCACCTGAGCACCGTGGAGCGCCGGGTCGACCTGGGGCTGGCCGAGGGCCGCCACGGCGAGCTGGTCGCGGAGCTGCTCGGCCTGGCCGCCGGGCACCCGCTGCGGGAGTCGTTGTGGGGGCGCCTGCTCGTGGTGCTGAAGGCGTCAGGAAGGCAGGCCGAGGCGCTGACCCTGTACGAGCGGCTGCGCCGCCGCCTGGCCGACGAGCTGGGCACCGACCCCTCGGCCGAGCTGCGCCGCATCCACGCGTGCCTGCTGCGGCCAGGCCCGCGGCAGGGAGGCGTGGCGGTGTTCACGGGCGTCGTGGAGCCGTGCGCCGGGGGCTGCCTGATCTCGGGGAAGGCGGTCGAAGGCAAGGTCGAAGGGGAGGGCGGGGGCGAGGGGGAGCGCCGATTCTTGGCGTTCGTGTGGAGCTCGGTGTAA
- a CDS encoding NAD(P)/FAD-dependent oxidoreductase, whose product MRVVVIGSGIVGAGAAYHLTRRGAAVTVVDAGCQGGATRAGAGIVCPWVDHPEDDDWYRLTREGARAYPALVEELGEDIGYAKVGALLVAEDPVDLEPVRALLRRRHAAAPEMGDVVDVDTPTELFPPLSDGLSALLVPGAARVDGCSVRDALLRAAMAGGAQVRTGVATLTPDGRVLLYQAEESTQWSPAVAAAAPAEGEPASWRQAAPLSAAPAAAAPASPEALRLTGEGVPVEADMVIVAAGAWTGEVCRPLGVELPVFPRRGQILHATMEGVDTAWWPIILPRTGPYLLGFPDSRVVVGATVEDVGFSPRVTMGGLDEVIEAGLRVAPGLFNATVTETRVGLRPVYAPGRALIGPLTDRVIVATGLSAYGLTAGPFTGEVAAALALGETPPLDIAPYAPPR is encoded by the coding sequence ATGCGTGTTGTGGTGATCGGGAGCGGCATCGTGGGGGCCGGCGCGGCGTACCACCTGACCCGCCGGGGCGCGGCGGTGACCGTGGTGGACGCCGGCTGCCAGGGCGGGGCGACGCGGGCGGGCGCGGGCATCGTGTGCCCGTGGGTGGACCATCCGGAGGACGACGACTGGTACCGCCTGACCCGCGAGGGCGCCCGCGCCTACCCGGCGCTGGTGGAGGAGCTGGGCGAGGACATCGGGTACGCCAAGGTGGGCGCCCTGCTGGTGGCCGAGGACCCGGTGGACCTGGAGCCGGTGCGGGCGCTGCTGCGCCGCCGCCACGCCGCCGCGCCCGAGATGGGCGACGTGGTGGACGTGGACACGCCGACGGAGCTGTTCCCGCCGCTGTCCGACGGGCTGAGCGCGCTGCTGGTGCCGGGCGCGGCCCGCGTCGACGGCTGCTCGGTGCGCGACGCGCTGCTGCGGGCCGCGATGGCCGGGGGCGCGCAGGTGCGTACGGGCGTCGCCACCCTCACCCCGGACGGCCGGGTGCTGCTGTACCAGGCCGAGGAGTCCACGCAGTGGAGCCCCGCGGTCGCGGCCGCGGCCCCGGCCGAGGGCGAGCCCGCGTCGTGGCGGCAGGCGGCGCCGCTGAGCGCCGCCCCGGCCGCCGCGGCGCCCGCCAGCCCGGAGGCGCTGCGGCTGACGGGTGAAGGCGTGCCGGTCGAGGCCGACATGGTGATCGTGGCCGCCGGCGCGTGGACCGGCGAGGTGTGCCGGCCGCTGGGGGTGGAGCTGCCGGTCTTCCCCAGGCGCGGCCAGATCCTGCACGCGACCATGGAGGGCGTGGACACCGCGTGGTGGCCGATCATCCTGCCCAGGACCGGGCCGTACCTGCTGGGGTTCCCCGACTCGCGCGTGGTGGTCGGGGCGACGGTCGAGGACGTGGGGTTCTCGCCGCGGGTCACGATGGGCGGCCTGGACGAGGTGATCGAGGCGGGGTTGCGGGTGGCGCCCGGGCTGTTCAACGCGACGGTCACCGAGACCAGGGTCGGGCTGCGGCCCGTGTACGCGCCCGGGCGGGCGCTGATCGGGCCGCTCACCGACCGGGTGATCGTGGCGACGGGGCTGAGCGCGTACGGGCTGACGGCGGGGCCGTTCACCGGCGAGGTCGCCGCGGCGCTCGCGCTGGGCGAGACACCGCCGCTCGACATCGCGCCGTACGCGCCACCACGTTGA
- a CDS encoding DUF3152 domain-containing protein, translated as MPLLALLLLLLVAAAGCAAEPPAPAPVPAPSRPAPPPRPIAPAPAPAPEKVRVPRSASGRYAVVRGGAPARRGRGRVVRYLVEVERGLPFDPARFAAEVHRTLNDVRGWARFQRVDHGPVRVRVALSSPRLTVRQCLPLRTGGELSCWNGHRSVINALRWAEGVPQYGGDLAAYRRYLISHEVGHALGHRHRSCPGPGRPAPVMVQQSKSLGHCRPNPWPYPHRGSDER; from the coding sequence TTGCCGCTGCTCGCGCTGCTCCTGCTGCTGCTCGTGGCGGCCGCCGGCTGCGCGGCGGAACCGCCGGCGCCGGCCCCTGTCCCGGCTCCGTCCAGGCCCGCGCCGCCGCCCAGGCCGATCGCGCCCGCTCCCGCCCCCGCCCCGGAGAAGGTGCGGGTCCCGCGCTCGGCCTCCGGCCGTTACGCGGTCGTCCGGGGCGGCGCGCCCGCCAGGCGGGGACGCGGGCGGGTGGTGCGGTACCTCGTCGAGGTGGAGCGCGGCCTGCCGTTCGACCCCGCCCGGTTCGCCGCCGAGGTGCACCGCACGCTCAACGACGTGCGCGGCTGGGCCCGCTTCCAGCGGGTGGACCACGGCCCGGTGCGGGTGCGGGTCGCGCTGTCCAGCCCGCGCCTGACCGTCCGCCAGTGCCTGCCGCTGCGTACGGGCGGCGAGCTGTCCTGCTGGAACGGCCACCGCTCGGTCATCAATGCGCTGCGCTGGGCCGAGGGCGTCCCGCAGTACGGCGGCGACCTGGCCGCCTACCGCCGCTACCTGATCAGCCACGAGGTCGGCCACGCCCTGGGCCACCGCCACCGAAGCTGCCCGGGACCCGGACGCCCCGCCCCGGTCATGGTGCAGCAGTCGAAGTCGCTGGGCCACTGCCGCCCCAACCCGTGGCCCTACCCCCACCGCGGCTCCGACGAGCGCTAG
- a CDS encoding TetR/AcrR family transcriptional regulator, with the protein MSETTRARRSDAERTVRTILEAAERVLSRNPAASMEQIAEAAGVARTTVHRRFASREALVDAMAAWANQRFAEAIDAAHPETAPPLVALYQATANVLRVKIDWGFAMSRTLSDDPEVVRVHAEVDARCERLFRRAQEAGVLRADVDPLWARRVYYALCHEAAQTRDGEPDALAARLVDTLLRGVGTGQGLA; encoded by the coding sequence GTGAGTGAGACGACGCGAGCCCGGCGGTCCGACGCCGAGCGCACGGTGCGCACGATCCTGGAGGCCGCCGAACGCGTGCTCAGCAGGAACCCGGCGGCCAGCATGGAGCAGATCGCCGAGGCCGCCGGGGTGGCGCGGACCACCGTGCACCGGCGCTTCGCCTCGCGCGAGGCGCTGGTGGACGCGATGGCGGCGTGGGCCAACCAGCGCTTCGCCGAGGCCATCGACGCCGCGCACCCCGAGACCGCCCCGCCGCTCGTCGCGCTCTACCAGGCCACCGCCAACGTGCTGCGCGTGAAGATCGACTGGGGCTTCGCGATGAGCCGCACGTTGTCGGACGACCCCGAGGTGGTCAGGGTGCACGCCGAGGTCGACGCCCGCTGCGAGCGGCTGTTCCGCAGGGCGCAGGAGGCGGGCGTGCTCCGTGCCGACGTGGACCCGCTCTGGGCCAGGCGGGTCTACTACGCGCTGTGCCACGAGGCGGCGCAGACCCGCGACGGCGAGCCCGACGCCCTGGCGGCCCGCCTGGTCGACACGCTGCTGCGCGGGGTCGGCACCGGGCAGGGGCTCGCCTGA
- a CDS encoding oxidoreductase produces MDMRLTGKTAVVTGASRGIGLAIVRALTAEGVRIAAAARTASPELKETGAVLLAADLSTPEGPAEMIGRAAAELGEIDLLVNNVGGGDGGAALAGGFLTVSDEVWHQVHELNLLSAVRATRAALPSLLRRHGTVINISSNSARAPGMGPIAYATAKAALTAFGKALAEEFGPQGVRVSTVSPGAVLTSMWEAPDGYGAAMARAHGVDHEHFLAGLPSNAGMTTGRFVQPDEVAALVTWLASPHAGSVSGADYVIDGGTIKTV; encoded by the coding sequence ATGGACATGCGACTGACCGGCAAGACCGCCGTGGTGACCGGCGCGAGCAGGGGCATCGGCCTCGCCATCGTGCGGGCGCTGACCGCCGAGGGCGTGCGGATCGCGGCCGCCGCGCGCACAGCCTCTCCCGAGCTGAAGGAGACCGGCGCCGTTCTCCTGGCGGCCGACCTGTCCACCCCCGAGGGGCCCGCCGAGATGATCGGCCGGGCGGCGGCCGAGCTGGGCGAGATCGACCTGCTGGTCAACAACGTGGGCGGCGGCGACGGGGGCGCGGCCCTGGCCGGCGGCTTCCTGACCGTGAGCGACGAGGTGTGGCACCAGGTCCACGAGCTGAACCTGCTCAGCGCCGTACGCGCCACCCGCGCCGCCCTGCCGAGCCTCCTGCGCCGCCACGGCACGGTGATCAACATCTCGTCCAACAGCGCCCGGGCACCGGGCATGGGCCCGATCGCGTACGCGACGGCCAAGGCCGCGCTGACCGCCTTCGGCAAGGCCCTGGCGGAGGAGTTCGGCCCGCAGGGCGTACGGGTCAGCACGGTCTCCCCCGGCGCCGTGCTCACCTCGATGTGGGAGGCCCCCGACGGGTACGGCGCCGCGATGGCGCGGGCCCACGGCGTGGACCACGAGCACTTCCTGGCGGGGCTGCCGTCGAACGCCGGGATGACGACCGGTAGGTTCGTCCAACCGGACGAGGTCGCCGCTCTGGTGACATGGCTGGCATCGCCGCACGCCGGAAGCGTCAGCGGCGCCGACTACGTCATCGACGGCGGAACGATCAAGACCGTCTGA
- a CDS encoding MBL fold metallo-hydrolase, translated as MTGMRTARRILVGGAALAAAGWALREVPAELGVRPLESGPDRAARIRRSPQFRDGSFVNTMPEQTTMMTTPPVGLLGELAKEREQRRPAGLIPLRVPPADPPPADGVRAIWYGHASTLVEIEGKRVLFDPVWSRRPSPSQLVGPKRHHPVPVELGELPQVDAIAISHDHYDHLDLATVRSLTRTQKAPFLVPLGIGAHLERWGVPAYRIIELDWDEEAQVGGLRFVATAARHFSGRSLTRNDTLWGSWVVAGRSRRVFYAGDSGYFEGYRGIGSAHGPFDLTLMPIGAYSPAWPDIHMNPEEAVNAHLDLGGKLLLPVHWATFTLALHPWAEPVERLWREAKARDVKIAVPRPGEAVDASAAPAVEGWWEMLH; from the coding sequence ATGACAGGGATGCGGACGGCACGGCGGATCCTGGTGGGCGGCGCGGCCCTGGCCGCGGCCGGATGGGCGCTGCGCGAGGTGCCCGCCGAGCTGGGCGTGCGGCCGCTGGAGTCGGGGCCGGACCGGGCGGCGCGGATCCGGCGCTCGCCGCAGTTCAGGGACGGCTCGTTCGTGAACACGATGCCCGAGCAGACCACGATGATGACCACGCCGCCGGTCGGGCTGCTCGGCGAGCTGGCCAAGGAGAGGGAGCAGCGGCGGCCCGCCGGTCTCATCCCGCTGCGCGTCCCGCCGGCCGACCCGCCGCCCGCCGACGGGGTGCGCGCCATCTGGTACGGCCACGCCTCCACGCTCGTGGAGATCGAGGGCAAGCGGGTGCTGTTCGACCCGGTGTGGAGCCGGCGCCCCTCCCCCTCGCAGCTCGTCGGCCCCAAGCGGCACCACCCCGTGCCCGTGGAGCTGGGCGAGCTGCCCCAGGTGGACGCGATCGCGATCTCGCACGACCACTACGACCACCTCGACCTGGCCACGGTGCGCTCGCTGACCCGCACGCAGAAGGCACCGTTCCTGGTGCCGCTGGGCATCGGGGCGCACCTGGAGCGGTGGGGCGTGCCCGCGTACCGGATCATCGAGCTGGACTGGGACGAGGAGGCGCAGGTCGGCGGCCTGCGCTTCGTCGCGACCGCCGCCCGCCACTTCTCCGGCAGGTCCCTGACCCGCAACGACACGCTGTGGGGCTCCTGGGTCGTCGCCGGCCGGTCCAGGCGGGTCTTCTACGCGGGCGACTCCGGCTACTTCGAGGGCTACCGCGGGATCGGGTCGGCCCACGGGCCGTTCGACCTGACGCTGATGCCGATCGGCGCCTACAGCCCGGCCTGGCCGGACATCCACATGAACCCGGAAGAGGCCGTCAACGCCCACCTCGATCTGGGCGGGAAGCTGCTGCTGCCGGTGCACTGGGCCACGTTCACGCTGGCGCTGCACCCGTGGGCCGAGCCGGTGGAGCGGCTGTGGCGGGAGGCCAAGGCCCGCGACGTGAAGATCGCCGTGCCGCGGCCGGGCGAGGCCGTGGACGCCTCGGCCGCTCCGGCCGTGGAAGGCTGGTGGGAGATGCTGCACTGA
- a CDS encoding pirin family protein encodes MSNLELDPREIRGGAGEVAGREVLEGREVPLGGPRAMSVSRTLPGVHRRMIGAWCFVDAYGPEQATMRVPPHPHTGLQTVSWLVAGEVLHRDSLGTLQEIRPGRLNLMTAGRGISHSEESPAGSVLHGVQLWVALPDASRHVEPGFEHHPALPVLSGPGFAATVVMGTLGGVTSPATAYSPLAGAEIAVDGDCEVPVDPAFEHGLLLLDGEVAEVGRGPLVYLPPGRSGVRLSGRGRVLLIGGEPFGEEIVMWWNFVGRSHDEIAAYRKEWMEGEGFGTVEGFDGAPLPAPVLPGTRLKPRGRVR; translated from the coding sequence GTGAGCAACCTGGAGCTTGACCCGCGGGAGATCCGCGGCGGCGCCGGCGAGGTCGCCGGCCGCGAGGTGCTGGAAGGGCGCGAGGTGCCGCTGGGCGGCCCGCGCGCGATGTCCGTGAGCAGGACGCTGCCTGGCGTGCACCGGCGCATGATCGGTGCCTGGTGCTTCGTGGACGCCTACGGGCCGGAGCAGGCGACCATGCGGGTGCCGCCGCATCCGCACACCGGGCTGCAGACGGTGAGCTGGCTGGTCGCGGGCGAGGTGCTGCACCGCGACAGCCTGGGCACGCTGCAGGAGATCCGCCCCGGCCGGCTCAACCTGATGACCGCCGGGCGGGGCATCTCCCACTCGGAGGAGTCGCCGGCCGGGTCGGTGCTGCACGGCGTGCAGCTCTGGGTGGCGCTGCCGGACGCGTCCCGGCACGTGGAGCCGGGCTTCGAGCACCACCCCGCGCTGCCGGTGCTGTCCGGGCCCGGCTTCGCGGCGACCGTCGTCATGGGGACGCTCGGCGGGGTCACCTCGCCCGCCACCGCCTACAGCCCGCTCGCCGGGGCCGAGATCGCGGTGGACGGCGACTGCGAGGTGCCGGTGGATCCGGCGTTCGAGCACGGGCTGCTGCTGCTCGACGGCGAGGTGGCCGAGGTCGGGCGGGGGCCGCTGGTGTACCTGCCGCCGGGGCGGTCCGGGGTGCGGCTGTCGGGGCGCGGGCGGGTGCTGCTGATCGGCGGTGAGCCGTTCGGCGAGGAGATCGTCATGTGGTGGAACTTCGTCGGGCGTTCCCACGACGAGATCGCCGCCTATCGCAAGGAGTGGATGGAGGGCGAGGGGTTCGGCACCGTCGAGGGGTTCGACGGCGCGCCGCTCCCCGCGCCCGTCCTGCCCGGCACCCGGCTCAAGCCGCGCGGCCGGGTCCGCTAG
- a CDS encoding ABC transporter permease encodes MNREQTSRLLQQHGAVMVLGLLVIVGSLAFDTFATPTNAASVVVSSSFLAIIAIGMTFVIISGGIDLSVGSLFVLGGVLAAYGSQYGMLVALLLPLVVCGVVGLLQGLVIARTGMAPFIVTLAGLLGVRGLMLAISDEGATTYLVKDQAFAALGQGELLGLSYPVYVTIALALIAMVLLQRTGFGQNVYAIGGNEQAAALMGVPVARTKVLVYVMSGLLAGLAGALNAARLSSGVTILGIGLELDAIAAVVIGGTLLTGGAGGITGSVAGVLLLGVIQSLINQVGSLTSAFQQVVSGAFLALVVVAQRLLSKAQRLT; translated from the coding sequence ATGAACCGCGAGCAAACCAGCCGGCTGCTCCAGCAGCACGGCGCCGTCATGGTGCTGGGGCTGCTGGTGATCGTGGGCAGCCTGGCCTTCGACACCTTCGCCACCCCGACCAACGCCGCCAGCGTGGTCGTGTCCTCGTCGTTCCTGGCGATCATCGCGATCGGGATGACGTTCGTGATCATCAGCGGCGGCATCGACCTGTCGGTGGGGTCGCTGTTCGTGCTCGGCGGGGTGCTCGCGGCCTACGGCTCCCAGTACGGCATGCTGGTGGCGCTGCTCCTGCCCCTGGTGGTCTGCGGCGTCGTCGGCCTGCTCCAGGGCCTGGTGATCGCGCGGACCGGCATGGCGCCGTTCATCGTCACCCTGGCGGGCCTGCTCGGCGTCCGCGGCCTGATGCTCGCCATCTCGGACGAGGGCGCCACCACCTACCTCGTGAAGGACCAGGCCTTCGCCGCCCTCGGCCAGGGCGAGCTGCTCGGCCTGTCCTACCCCGTCTACGTCACGATCGCCCTCGCCCTGATCGCGATGGTCCTCCTGCAGCGCACCGGCTTCGGCCAGAACGTCTACGCCATCGGCGGCAACGAGCAGGCCGCGGCCCTGATGGGCGTGCCCGTCGCGCGCACCAAGGTGCTCGTGTACGTCATGTCGGGCCTGCTGGCGGGCCTGGCCGGCGCGCTCAACGCCGCCCGGCTCTCCTCCGGCGTGACCATCCTCGGCATCGGGCTGGAGCTCGACGCCATCGCCGCCGTCGTGATCGGCGGCACCCTGCTGACCGGCGGGGCGGGCGGCATCACCGGATCGGTGGCGGGGGTGCTGCTGCTCGGCGTCATCCAGAGCCTGATCAACCAGGTGGGCAGCCTGACCTCGGCGTTCCAGCAGGTGGTCAGCGGGGCGTTCCTGGCGCTCGTGGTGGTGGCGCAGCGGCTGCTGAGCAAGGCCCAGCGGCTCACCTGA
- a CDS encoding ABC transporter permease — protein MAELTSRQGGGRVAVLKPQVYAWVQDYGVYAAVLALLLFNVLFTPHFLDAANFRTQLVQVTPIVIVSLGMALVIGTQGIDLSVGSVMALAAALTVLYLGYGWLPALVVAVIGGAVVGAAGGALVAYVGVQPIVATLALLVGVRGLANVLVPQLVEFRNPGLIALGSSSVAGIPVIVLIAAALTVIVLFVVRRTTFGRQVVAIGGNRPASELSGLPVKRVLLTVYVISGLLAALAGVLATARLQASDPTSLGLFIELSAITAVVVGGTPLTGGRIRVLSTVMGALLMQLLAATLIKHNLPQSWTQMVQAVIILAAVYATRKRGTR, from the coding sequence ATGGCTGAGCTCACCTCGCGTCAGGGTGGCGGGCGCGTCGCCGTGCTCAAGCCCCAGGTGTACGCCTGGGTGCAGGACTACGGCGTGTACGCGGCCGTGCTGGCGCTGCTGCTGTTCAACGTGCTGTTCACCCCGCACTTCCTGGACGCCGCCAACTTCCGCACCCAGCTCGTCCAGGTCACCCCCATCGTGATCGTCTCCCTGGGCATGGCGCTGGTGATCGGCACCCAGGGCATCGACCTGTCGGTCGGCTCGGTGATGGCGCTGGCCGCCGCGCTGACCGTGCTCTACCTCGGCTACGGCTGGCTGCCCGCGCTCGTCGTGGCCGTGATCGGCGGCGCGGTCGTGGGGGCCGCGGGCGGGGCGCTGGTGGCGTACGTCGGGGTGCAGCCCATCGTGGCGACACTCGCGCTGCTGGTCGGCGTGCGCGGCCTGGCCAACGTGCTGGTGCCGCAGCTCGTCGAGTTCCGCAACCCCGGCCTGATCGCGCTGGGCAGCAGCTCGGTCGCCGGCATCCCGGTCATCGTGCTCATCGCGGCGGCGCTGACCGTGATCGTGCTGTTCGTGGTGCGGCGCACCACGTTCGGGCGGCAGGTCGTCGCCATCGGCGGCAACCGGCCGGCCAGCGAGCTGTCAGGGCTGCCCGTGAAGCGGGTGCTGCTCACCGTGTACGTGATCTCCGGCCTGCTCGCGGCCCTGGCCGGGGTGCTCGCCACGGCCCGGCTGCAGGCCAGCGACCCCACCTCGCTCGGCCTGTTCATCGAGCTGTCGGCGATCACCGCCGTCGTCGTCGGCGGCACCCCGCTGACGGGCGGCCGGATCAGGGTGCTCAGCACGGTCATGGGCGCGCTGCTCATGCAGCTCCTCGCGGCCACGCTGATCAAGCACAACCTCCCGCAGTCGTGGACCCAGATGGTCCAGGCGGTCATCATCCTGGCCGCCGTCTACGCCACCAGGAAGCGGGGCACGCGATGA
- a CDS encoding sugar ABC transporter ATP-binding protein yields the protein MEAVLEAKGISKRFPGVLALDDVSLALRPGEVHALVGENGAGKSTLIKVFTGVYQPDGGELRYRGGPAAFATPMEAQRAGIQTIYQEVNLVPMMSVARNLLLGREPRGRFGVIDAAAMYGEAERVLSGYGVETDVRRPLRTLGVGAQQMVALARAVSVDARVVIMDEPTSSLEPREVETLFGVIRRLRDSGIAVMYVSHRLDELYQVCERVTVLRDGRLAHTGPLAELERIELISLMLGRALNEVRSQGLTSFSRDQAAGPSGNGQVPVVEARGLTRRHVLDGVDVSVRPGEVVGLGGLLGAGRTETAKAIVGALPLDGGQVLVAGAPLRGGSTAAAIRAGVSLLPEDRKAEGIIPTLSVRENIALAALPALGRAGVVSEAKIDKVVEIFMRRLRIKAASPHQLVSELSGGNQQKVLLARWLAVRPKVLLLDEPTRGIDVGAKAEVQALIDELAEEGLGVLLISSDLEELVEGADRILVLREGAVVGELSGDEVTEERIMATIAEQSDG from the coding sequence TTGGAAGCGGTACTCGAGGCCAAGGGGATCAGCAAACGCTTCCCCGGCGTGCTCGCCCTCGACGACGTGTCCCTCGCCCTGCGTCCGGGCGAGGTGCACGCGCTGGTCGGCGAGAACGGCGCGGGCAAGTCCACCCTGATCAAGGTCTTCACCGGCGTCTACCAGCCGGACGGCGGCGAGCTGCGCTACCGCGGCGGCCCCGCCGCCTTCGCCACCCCCATGGAGGCGCAGCGCGCCGGCATCCAGACGATCTACCAGGAGGTCAACCTCGTCCCCATGATGTCGGTGGCCCGCAACCTGCTGCTCGGCCGCGAGCCGCGCGGCAGGTTCGGGGTGATCGACGCCGCCGCCATGTACGGCGAGGCCGAGCGCGTGCTGTCCGGCTACGGCGTCGAGACCGACGTCCGCCGCCCGCTGCGCACGCTCGGCGTCGGCGCGCAGCAGATGGTCGCCCTGGCGCGGGCCGTGTCCGTGGACGCCCGGGTCGTCATCATGGACGAGCCCACCTCGTCCCTGGAGCCGCGCGAGGTCGAGACGCTGTTCGGGGTGATCAGGAGGCTGCGCGACAGCGGCATCGCCGTCATGTACGTCAGCCACCGCCTCGACGAGCTCTACCAGGTGTGCGAGCGGGTGACGGTGCTGCGCGACGGCCGCCTGGCCCACACCGGGCCACTGGCGGAGCTGGAGCGGATCGAGCTCATCTCGCTCATGCTCGGCCGCGCCCTGAACGAGGTCCGCTCCCAGGGCCTGACCAGCTTCTCCCGCGACCAGGCGGCGGGCCCCTCGGGGAACGGGCAGGTCCCGGTCGTCGAGGCGCGCGGCCTGACCCGGCGGCACGTGCTCGACGGCGTGGACGTCAGCGTCAGGCCGGGAGAGGTCGTCGGCCTGGGCGGGCTGCTGGGCGCGGGGCGTACCGAGACCGCGAAGGCCATCGTCGGCGCGCTGCCGCTGGACGGCGGCCAGGTGCTCGTGGCCGGCGCGCCCCTGCGCGGCGGCTCCACCGCGGCGGCGATCAGGGCCGGCGTCAGCCTGCTGCCCGAGGACCGCAAGGCGGAGGGCATCATCCCCACCCTGTCCGTCCGCGAGAACATCGCCCTGGCCGCCCTGCCCGCCCTCGGCAGGGCCGGAGTGGTGTCCGAGGCGAAGATCGACAAGGTGGTCGAGATCTTCATGCGGAGGCTGAGGATCAAGGCCGCCTCGCCGCACCAGCTCGTCTCCGAGCTGTCCGGCGGCAACCAGCAGAAGGTGCTGCTGGCCCGCTGGCTGGCCGTGCGGCCCAAGGTGCTGCTGCTGGACGAGCCCACCCGCGGCATCGACGTCGGCGCCAAGGCCGAGGTGCAGGCGCTGATCGACGAGCTGGCCGAGGAGGGCCTGGGCGTGCTGCTGATCTCCTCCGACCTGGAGGAGCTGGTCGAGGGCGCCGACAGGATCCTCGTGCTGCGCGAGGGCGCGGTCGTGGGCGAGCTGTCGGGCGACGAGGTGACCGAGGAGAGGATCATGGCGACGATAGCGGAGCAGTCGGATGGCTGA